In the Paraburkholderia acidisoli genome, CTCACGCTGCACTTCCACAACACGCGCGGCATGGCGCTCGCGAACACGCTCGCGGCGCTCGAGGCGGGCATCGTGCGTTTCGACGCTTCGCTCGGCGGCCTCGGCGGTTGTCCGTATGCGCCGGGCGCGACGGGCAACGTGTGCACGGAAGAACTCGTGCATATGCTCGAACTCGACGGCTACGACACGGGCGTCGATCTCGCCGCCGTGCTCGACGCGGCCGCGCGTCTGCCGGGCCTGATCGGTCACGACGTGCCGAGCCAGATCCTCAAGGCGGGGCGCCGTCTCGACCTGCACGCGATGCCCGCACACGCGCAAGGCGTACCTGCCGAACGGACGCTTTCATGACCGCAAAGGAATCCAGCATGACCTTGATCGACCACCTCGACCACCTGGTGCTGACCTGCGTGGACCCCGAGGCCACGAAGCACTTCTATACCGAAGTCCTGCAGATGCAACTGGAGCATTTCGGCGCCGGGCGCCTCGCGTTTCGCTTCGGCAACCAGAAGATCAATCTGCATGTGCGCGGCGCCGAGTTCGAGCCGAAGGCGCACGTGCCCGTGCCCGGCGCGCTCGATCTGTGCTTTATCGCGGCGGTGCCGCTACAGGCGGTGATCGCGCATCTGGAAGCGATGCAATGGCCCATCGTGGAAGGGCCGGTGGAGCGCACGGGCGCGACGCAGAAGCTTCGCTCGGTTTATGTGCGCGACCCCGATCTCAATCTCATCGAAATTTCCGAACCAATCTGATCCGGCCTGATCCAGCGTTTCGCATCGGCAACCCGCGCGAATGAGCGCGTTTCCGATGCGAATGCCGCGCGCTTT is a window encoding:
- a CDS encoding VOC family protein, coding for MTLIDHLDHLVLTCVDPEATKHFYTEVLQMQLEHFGAGRLAFRFGNQKINLHVRGAEFEPKAHVPVPGALDLCFIAAVPLQAVIAHLEAMQWPIVEGPVERTGATQKLRSVYVRDPDLNLIEISEPI